tcttctcatcttttaaattctgggtttctggaaaaaaaaaactttaaaaaattatcttggtTTTCAAGCTATCCTCCAACTTTTCTCCTCATCTTGGCTTCATTTTGTTTGTCCATGTCTCTCTCCCTTAGACCCACTTCTTCCCAAATGCTGCATTTGTCCCCAGCATTCCTTCTGCCTTCATCCCTTCTCCATAGGCCCTGCCCGTGCATACTGACTTCCCCTTCTCTGTCCTTGGCTTATTACCTTCAACTTGGAATGAGAGCACTAAAAGTGGCAGAGAAATCTTGGGGGTTCATTTCCTAGAGTGGCACCGACTTCATCAATTGGGACCAGACCTGGGTCTAGCTGGGCTACTTCCAGAAAACCTTCAGATGTCTCTTGGTGATAAGCATTATCACCCTTGATTTCCAGATAAGGACATACAGGCTCTAAGAGGTgtagggacttgcccaaggtaggtagcagagccaggattccaaccTTGTGTTCCTTCCACTACAACATAATTCAGTGCAAATATTGGAGCTGCCATTTTTGTTACTTCTCTGTACCTTCTCTCAAAATCCCAATGATTTATGGTGAATATGAGATGATCTGCTTAGTTCATTAGGAGTTATCCTAAGAGCTCTTTAGAAGGATGTCCCAGTGCTGACAGcatcttctttcatttcctaaCTGCAGAATTTATTGCTTGTCTCACCAGTTTCCTTTTGGATATGAATATACGTATCATGGGAGCTGTTTAATAAAGTGACAGTAATCCACGTAaggaatttatttattgcttAAAGAATACAGACTAGAAACTCTTAACATAGCTGAAAATCACCAAACTGGCCCAGGGTTTTTAAGGAAGTTTTCACAGGCAATACAAGTATCTgttttttgttcgttttttttattttttattttggccacgaGGCTTACGGGAGTTCCCAGACGAGGGGTTGAACCccggccatggcagtgaaagcctggaatcctaaccactaggcaaccagggaGCTCCCACAGGTATCTGTTTTTTTCCTAACCTTTTCCGATGGGGGTTAGGAAGAAGAGGCTCAGGATAAGGATGACAGCTCAGAATTTCACCTCTGCTCTAACTAGTCCCATAGCTGCCAAATAACAACCAGACACAATCCTAAAATCATTAACAACAGAACAAAGATAGCAGCAGCAAGAAATCATCCCTGAGCCGGAAAGCAGCCTTTAATGCCTGAACAGTTACAGGATACAACCTAGTATCAACTGCTGCCAGACAGGCACTTAATAACTGTGGCAGGTCCTAGCCCTTGGTAGAACTGGTTTGACTCTATGttttaggaaatatttgaaacaaacagaagaagaaaaagctaaAAATCTATGCAAACCAGATGGATAGCCTTCAGGTTAGACTGTCTGCCTTTGGCAAGCATGGGTGAATAATCTGAGACACCATAAAAGAGAAACAATTTAAGTTAATTCTCAAACTGATAAAGAGAAGCAAAGTCCCATAGTTGATTTGGGTCTTCGGGTCTACTACTTTTTAATACTTTGTCCCTTTCTACATGGCTACAAACTTTGAATAtaactagcaaaaaaaaaaaaaaaaagttcagagaaACAAATACAAATGATGCAACATAAGGCaatgaaaggagaagaaacaggtACAATATCATCTAGGTCTTCAGTCTGGATGGTGAAGCCAAGGTTTGTGTGCCAGGCTGAAGGCTCTCCTCACTTCCTCAGAAAATCATTCAGGCTTTCCTGTAGAGAAATGATCTGTAGGGAGAGGCAGAAAAACACGAAAAATTCATCTGAAATCTTAAGTTCCATGACTTGATCTAGAATTTACTTAtataaaccaaaaagaaagactgTAATTTGGCATTTATAAGGTTATCTTAGTCTTACAATGTTGCAAAGAACAGTGCCACAGTCAAGAACGCAAACAAACACAATGATGCTGTCCTTTATCATGCCAAACTTATAAAAGGAAGCTTCAAATTGAATAtactaaagaaattaaatatgcttGCTGTTAAGAATTCGTACTTCTGGGAAGAGTGTACAGAGGTCACAGCTCACTGTAGGGGCAAAGGAGATGGGATCACTGTAGCCATAGTCTAAGACTCAGAAGATAAGGCAGTTGTGATAGCCTCTTGCCCCACTGAACGCACCGTGTCTTAAACCGAGTCTTAGCTGCTGCTTCCTGCCATGTTATGAGACCCTTGAAAACtggctcagagtcctaaccaataGCGAGTCTGATGATGTTCTACTTGCCCTGGTGCTTTCTAAGTCAGAAGCCCTGAACATTTTGTGAtgtaagatttaatttttttatttacttgaaaTGGCAAAGTGACCAATAATACTCAGGTATACTGTCTTTGAGACAAAGGTTGTTTTTGAGTATTATTCAGTTTAGCTCGCCCCATATCAGTGTGGATTTTCATTTTGTGGAATGACAGAAATGGAGCATTACAAAATGATCCTGTGCTGAACATGAGCTACCAAACTGCTATAATTGCTAGCTGTAGTAATTGAGAGCATCTTTTCACTCAGATGCTGACCATGATTACGACCAGACTTCTCCAGTTCTTTCTCCTTTACGGGGGCTTTCTCCTCCCACCACCTCCTAAAGGGAGGTTTTTCCTTAGGTTCAGACTTCTTGCTGAACAGTCAACCTGGCTAACTCATCTATCCCCACAGCTTCAATGATCATTTCTATGCATGAGGCACTCTCCGATCtcccattttaaaaagtgtttccaACTCAACTCACCATcttctccatcccccacccccaagaatCCTCTTCAAGTTGTCTTCATTCCTGTTAGTGGCTCACCATTTTCCAGTCACCCAGGCTCTGCACTACTCTTTGTTCCCTTTTTGTCCTGGAAATCCAATCAGTTTTTAAGTTCTGATTCCTTCTCTCACTTGCATCTTCCTCTAGTCTTTCCCCCCTCCAATTTCTCCTATATACTGCTGGCAGAGAAAATTTCCTGAGTTACTCCCCaggtgaaaaagcttttaaggcTTATTATGACCTACACCAAAAATCTAAACTCTTAAGCCTGGCATCACCACCTCTGAGCCACTGTGAATGCTACTTTCTATACAGAATgccttcatttctctctctctttattagAACCTTACTCACCTCTTAAGGCCCCAAACACCATCTCTCTATGAAGCTTCCCCTAATCTCCATGGACAAAAGTGAACTCTCATTCCTTTAAATTCCTATCCCTCTCATGTATTTCTCCCCAACTGGAGGCAGAGACTGTGTCATAAGCATTTTGTAGTTCCCTGTGGAACCTAGCTTtaagtaggtgcccaataaatctatgttgaataaatgagctaACATAAAGGGTTCTGAGTGGATAAAGTTTACAGCTGTAGTTCTATGTTGAAAATAGCACTCCCTCAATACTAACTACTTACATGGAGGAAAACAAAGATGTTTAGTGGGTGCTAAAGCAATCCTGGCATAAACTGTGCACAAGGCTGTTTATAAGCAGTACTTAGATGAGTGATGTGCTGAGGAGAAGGGAATATACAGAACATAAGAATTCTCCTGGCCTTGTTTGTATGGGGATGAGCATGGGGATGGCATCACTACCTTAAGAGCTCTAtgctcaggaattccctggcggtccagtggttaggactctgcactttcactgctggaggTGCGGGTTCCCGCAAGATGTGCGGCGTGGGCTCCCCCAAAAAAAGCCCCATGCTAAGTCCATCCTCATAATATGACCTCCAGTCTCTTTAAAACTGTTACCCTACCCTCAACAGTATAGGGCTGGAACCAGCATACATTTCTATACAGCTACTTGACCCTCACTTATCCCACGCTGCcctcttttcttttcactctgcTCACTCTCTTGTGGCTTTAAGTAATAGTCTTTCAAGTTAGAAATCTGGCATACATCCTTAACGCTCTTTTCTCCTTCGACACCCAGTAATTGGCCCAATTCCCATCAATTCTACCTTTAAAATACATTCTCTCATATAGAaatgttcacaacagcattattcatggtaaccaaaaagtggaaacaacccaaatgtcaactgatgaatgaatggataaacaaaatgttgtatatctgtacagtggaatattattcagccataaagtggaatgaagtactgatacattccACAACATGGgttaaccttgaaaacactatgccaagtgaaagaagccagacacaacagACCTTGTAGtatatgtttcctttttataTGAAATAACCAGAATAGGCAAAGTAGGCTAgtagaaagtagatcagtggttgcctagaaCTGGGTTGGGGAGTGGTGAGTGGGAGGGTCAGAAGAAACGggaaatgactgctaatgggtacaggtttcttttttgggtgataaaaatgtaaaattgattgtggtgatggttgcacaattctgtgaatatactaaaagtcattgaattgtacaatttaaacgggtgaattgtatggtatatgaattatatcccaataaagctgttataaaacatttttattgcagttaaatatatatatatatatatatatatatatatatatatatatatatatatatatatatattttctttccaaatgaaataatgccatttgcagccacatggatggacctagagattatcatattaagtgcagtaagtcagagaaaaacaaataccatgatatcacttacatatggaatctaaaaaaatgatacaaatgaacttatttacaaaacagaaatagactcacagacatagaaaacaaacttatggttaccaaaggggatagcaggaggggggaggggagataaattaggaggttgggattaacatatacacactactatatataaaatagataaaaaataaacaacatggaccaactatatagcacagggaagtatactcagtatcttgtagtaacctataatggaaaagaatctgaaaaagaatacacacacacacacatacatatatatatataactgaaccactttgctgtacacttgaaactaacacaacattgtaaattaacgatatttcaattaaaaaaagaaaaaatatttattctttccatCTCCATTGCCACCTCCGTATTTCAAGTTACTATCACCTTTTATTAGACGACCccacagcctcctaactggcctccctGCTTCTAGTCCTGCCCTCCCACAATCCATTCTCCAGATAATAATCAAAGTGATCTTTAAAACTTCTAAATTAAATGTAACTCTTCTGCTTAAAGCTCTCCAGGGGCTCCCCATTGCACTTAAGACTAAAACCCATCCTCCTTATCATGGACTGCAAGGGACCATACAATATGGCCTCTGCCTACTTCTCCAACCTTACGTTAAGTCACTCTCTTCCTTGCTTTAAATACTGCAGAGGTCCTCAAAGAAGCCAAGCTCTTTTCCAATGTGGGACCTGGCATACGCTCCACCCAAGAAGCTCTTCATACACTTTTTGCCTGGACTTTTCCTTCAGGTCTCTTAAGTATCACTTCCTCAGAAAGGCTGATTATGGTCTCCCCAATTTAATTCAGGACTCTATTCAGATAGCACCACTGACTCTCTCTCCTTCACAGCCCTTCTTTATGATTTGCACCTTTATATTTGTATGATGATTTGTTTGCTGTTGATCTTCCCTGCTAGACTGTTAGCTCCATGAGGACAAGTATTGTATGTGTCTTATTCAACACTGTGTGTACATCCAGTGCTTTCCACTTAATAGACATTCAATTcaatatctgctgaatgaacGGATTTTCACAAAGACTTTGTTCCAACCTGCTACCCTCATTTAGAAGATTTGGCCACTACTGTTCCTGTGAAAAGAACAGCCAGAAATGAGATTGGGGGGGTGGGGTTCTCTGCATCAGATGTTTTCTGGTTGATGTGAAAACACACTTCTCACctgctcatttgtttgtttttcctgtagCTTAATCTGCTCTAGCACAGACTGTAAATGACTCTGGAAacgaattatattaaaaaattatattaaaaaaaattatataaaagatgaatgctgggcttccctggtggcgcagtggccgatgcaggggacacaggatcgtgccccggtccgggaagatctcacatgccgcggagcggctgggcccgtgagccatggccgctgggcctgcacgtccagagcctgtgctccgcaacgggagaggccacaatggtgagaggcccgcctaccgcaaaaaaaaaaaaaaaaacaaaaccaaaaaacaaacaaacaaaaaataaataaaataaaagatgaatgcTGAGTCTCAAAGGAAAAGAGAACCAAGAGAGACAAAGAGTTTGGCAAATAATTTGATAAGTAAGAAAACTGTCAGTCGTAACAAAAGAGtacttttaaaaaaggatttagagaaagaatgtctctatgtgtataactgagtcactttgtacagcagattggcacaacattgtatatcaactctacttcaataaaaacacattttaaaaatgatttagagTATAAAAACTACACTCTCCAACTGCAGGGCCATTCGATTTGATTTTATACACCCtacatggcatttttttttcttgccctaAAACAAAGAGTTAGAATGCCTTCATGTTACCTTTTTCTAGTTTAGCACAAATCCTTTGACTGTGGTGACCTACTTAAAGAGCTGGCTTGGAATCTGGTGCTGACTCCTTCATTCCCCTGCACTAGGGCAGAATATTACCATTCTTAACTAGTACTGCACACGACAACAACCATAATACCATATATCTGTATCTTTCAAAGTATGTCCACATCTATTATCTAACTTGGTTATTCTGAAGGACAACACTCTAAATAAGTATAGTTCTGTGTCAAGTTGCTCCCCTTCAATGACAAGAgctctacagaaaaagaaatctggCAAGGAATTCTCCAGATGCTTCAGAATTTCCCTCACTGTAAAAAGGGAAGCAAACATGGCCTAAACATACATTTTCCTTTTGCTGATATGTgtattaataaaatatgtattaatgtgtattaataaaaataaagcatgatATTAATTTTTGTTCAGGCAGgcatcataaaaattttaaattaatttagtttttcttttattgtaatgAATACATTTTGGTACAGAGCAACAGGGTTCAATCTATGCCCTACCACTTACTGTGGtccttggcaagttacttaatctctttgaatttcaatttcttatctataaaacgTCAATAGTGACAGCACCTATATTTCAGGGATgtcaggatgaaatgagataatacacgTAAAATGCTTAGCTCTGTACATGCCTTTCACATAGTTAAATGTTCAATATTGGCAATTATTATCTCAAGTCTCCTGGTCCCCTCCCCAAAATGCTTATATAAGATGATCAAAATTACTCAGGTAAAAGGAAATAGGGCTATCTTTTATTAGGGGTATCTAAGAGGTTGTTCAGGTTCATGAATGAACCAGAATGCTGAAAAGAGATGACATGAGTGGAAACACAAAGATGGGATTTTGAAAGTAAGATATCAGGATATATTTATACCAGCCAACAAGAATTTACCTTGAGCATTAGGTTTTCCACTTGCATAATTCACTTCTGCTGTCTTTTGTGCTTTCCACTGAATCTTTCGGAGATTTTTCTCCACGTAATGAGTCTGCTTCTGAATTTCCATGACTAATAGAGATAGACAAAAACTTCATGTATCTAAACATGGCCTAAACTAGTGGACCAAGATCCAAATCAACTAAAGCTCCACTACACATCTGAGCAATAATTTCTCAAACGTAACTTTGCAACTAACACGTGTTTAGAGTCAGTCTTTAGTACTGCCACCCACTCTGTCCCACCCCTTTGTTTTTCCCTAACTTACCTGTTGAGCTGGTTCCCTCCTTTGCCTCATACTGGCCAGATTCAATGAACTTGTCCTGTAGCTCCGTTTCCACATGCACATCATAATAATCTTCCTTGTCTTTATCCACATCATCATAGTCATCCTCtccctcttcatcttcctccttATCATGCTCAACTTCATCACTGCTACTGCTAGAGTCATTGACCACCTCCCGAAACACACCATATTCTATGGGTTTTAAGCAAAAGGAAGGTGAAACCATCTGAAGCTTTTCAAATGACTCCCACTCCAGCTGCAATTATACTCCCCCTCAAGTTTACTGGGCAaccaatgaattttaaaaataatttttctcacaGGAAGATTATTCCCTTTATAAAACAAGGACAGGAAAGGCAAAACACTGtaacattcatttatgtattcaatGATCAAAATATTCAGAGAATCCAAGGGCCCACAGGAATTTAGAATAGCAGGGATGGATGGGATAttagaaccccaatctaaaaccCCTAAACTTGTGGGACCAATAGGAGGAGAGAAGGGCAAAGGCACCCCTTTTCTGTGATTGGCCTGTGAGTTTACGGAGAATGGTCCTACACACAGTCAACACCTGCCTCTCTGAAGCTCCTGCTTTGCCTTTATTAATGCACCTGGTGATGTATGACGCTGTTTACAGTTACTCATTTCTGAGACCATCTCAAAGCTTGGAATGAAGCCTTGACTTTCCATTTCCTCGGTTTCACCTTCGACAATGACCTCATATCCTGAAAGGAGAGGCAGTcaaggaaaaagcagaaagaaagcagaaggcaAACTTGAAAGGGAAGAGGCTCTCTGGCTGAAAGTGCTATTTAATTTAGTCCAACTTCAGGCCATTTGTATCTGGATTCCTAGTATAGAAAAGTGCCTTATACTGAATTACACAAGTAAATAATTTCTACTACATGAATGTACTGTTCCTAGCTAGAAAGTAACATTTCCAAAAATCATAAGTTCTGTACATTAACATCAGCACACAATATCAGAAATGAGAGCTTGTCACCAAGTGCATTTGGGGTGGAACAGACTACACAGAAAATATTTAGTGTAAAAGGATACGGACACTGATAGCTTCAGCATCTGAGCACAGCAGTCTTTTCACTTCCTCTTCCACATCAGGAGGTTCAACGTGCTGAACCAAAGTTGGAGAAGAAGGAATACCAGTAGCCTCACTTAACCTCCTGAGTCTAATTTCCTCTTCCTACATACAAATGAATTCAAATAATTAGGCCTCTTTAAGATACATCCAATCAAATTTCTACTTTAAACAATGCCATTTATGAAGGAAACTTTGATCGGGGTCTATATTTTTGTACAGTAagcttatttttttcccagtcgAATTACTTGAGACATTTAATCTTTTCAATCTGCAACTCTATATTAAAGACCTCCTCAGAGGCATGACCCTTAAGCCTCAGTTGTTAATTATTTGCACTGACCCACACTGGCAAAgaactataatttttttgttaCTTGGAAGTAATTTGGTTTAAAGATCCCAAATCCCAGATTCCACTTCTACACATCTTTATTATTAGAGAGTTTCCTATAAAAACTGGGTCTTAGCCACATATTCTCCCTTAAATCCAGTTTTAGACAATAATCTCCACAGCAACCAATTCATCGTGCCACAAATAGAGATTAGAATTTGAGGAGGAATAAGTAATTGCAAACAACTGCTGGTAAGAGTGAACCCTGGCTTCCaagaaatggtttttaaaaataaatatcacagaaaagaagcagattaAAATACACAGGGTCACTGATCAAATTGTATCTTTTGCTCTCGGAGTTGTCAGACATTAAacaataaattcatttttcagTGAATCAaattcagtgtgtgtgtatgggagTGGGGGTTACAGGTGAGAAGGAAGGCTTGAAagtaatctttatgatttttttgatttgtttgaaaTTAAAGAGCTGTGAAATAAAATACAGCATAGGTTAACAATAAAGTTATATTACGATTTGTCTACCTCAGGAGAGCGGACTTCTTCCATTTGTTTGATACCAGTGAACTATGAAATAAAACACAATGAACAATGAAGTTAAAATTTTTCTACTTTACTAAAGCTTAAAGAGTTCTAGAACCATTCTTAATGTAGT
Above is a window of Mesoplodon densirostris isolate mMesDen1 chromosome X, mMesDen1 primary haplotype, whole genome shotgun sequence DNA encoding:
- the LOC132482607 gene encoding LOW QUALITY PROTEIN: transcription initiation factor TFIID subunit 7-like (The sequence of the model RefSeq protein was modified relative to this genomic sequence to represent the inferred CDS: deleted 1 base in 1 codon; substituted 1 base at 1 genomic stop codon) — its product is MSRSQDEPPYELEDQFILRLPPEHASTVRKIIRSGSAAMKDKLNIDFSSDGCHAVVGIEDVSLSAKLVDLPCVTESLKTLDKRTFYKTADISQMLVCTADGGVHSDPEEPVTSTDLKASRKSEKEGQKKYIWKHGMTQPLRNVRKRRVCKKKKKFTGIKQMEEVRSPEEEEIRLRRLSEATGIPSSPTLVQHVEPPDVEEEVKRLLCSDAEAISVRYEVIVEGETEEMESQGFIPSFEMVSEMSNCKQRHTSPEYGVFREVVNDSSSSSDEVEHDKEEDEEGEDDYDDVDKDKEDYYDVHVETELQDKFIESGQYEAKEGTSSTVMEIQKQTHYVEKNLRKIQWKAQRQQKXIMQVENLMLKSHLQSVLEQIKLQEKQTNEQIISLQESLNDFLRK